From Micromonospora rifamycinica, a single genomic window includes:
- a CDS encoding acetoacetate--CoA ligase: MGDVLWTPPADVRERSRIGGYLRWLREHRGLDFADYDALWQWSVTDLDAFWRSIWDHFEVVAHTPPTATLGGAAMPGARWFPGATLNYAENVLRMPGRADDDPVVVAHSQTRPPVTLTAAELREQVRRVAAGLRRLGVVAGDRVAAYAPNIPETYVLLLATSSLGAIFSSCAPEFGTRSVVDRWQQIAPKVLVAVDGYRYGDKPVDRRAEVAAIRAALPSLTHTVTIAYLHPTAPDGVPEGSLSWAELAAETTGRLTFTPVPFDHPLYVLYSSGTTGLPKPIVHGHGGILLEHLKMLALHHDLGPADRFFWFTTTGWMMWNFLVSGPAVGATIVLFDGNPGHPDLGALWRLAEETGTTYFGTSAPFLLACRKAGLVPKDVADLSALRGVGSTGAPLPAEGFTWVYETVGTDLQLQSLSGGTDVCTGFVGGVPLLPVYAGEITCRALGAKVEARSADGTPVLGELGELVITAPMPSMPVGFWNDPDGRRYAEAYFDVYPGVWRHGDWITINERGGCVITGRSDATLNRGGVRLGTAEFYSVVEGLDEVVDSVVVHLEDDEGGAGELLLFVVLAESLELDDTLRRKIARELRTALSPRHIPDEIHQVRAVPRTLSSKKLEVPVKKILTGTPVESAAAQGALANPESLTAFATFAQSRPTP; the protein is encoded by the coding sequence GGCAGTGGTCGGTCACCGACCTGGACGCCTTCTGGCGCTCGATCTGGGACCACTTCGAGGTGGTGGCGCACACCCCGCCCACGGCGACCCTGGGCGGTGCGGCGATGCCCGGTGCCCGATGGTTCCCCGGCGCGACGCTCAACTACGCCGAGAACGTGCTCCGGATGCCCGGTCGGGCCGACGACGACCCGGTGGTGGTCGCCCACTCCCAGACCCGTCCGCCGGTCACCCTGACCGCTGCCGAGCTGCGCGAGCAGGTCCGCCGGGTGGCGGCCGGGCTGCGCCGGCTCGGCGTGGTCGCCGGGGACCGGGTGGCCGCGTACGCGCCGAACATCCCCGAGACGTACGTGCTGCTGCTGGCGACCAGCAGCCTCGGGGCGATCTTCTCGTCCTGCGCCCCGGAGTTCGGCACCCGTAGCGTCGTCGACCGTTGGCAGCAGATCGCGCCGAAGGTGCTGGTGGCCGTGGACGGCTACCGGTACGGCGACAAGCCGGTGGACCGGCGGGCCGAGGTGGCCGCGATCCGGGCCGCCCTGCCGTCGCTGACCCACACCGTCACCATCGCCTACCTGCACCCGACCGCCCCTGACGGCGTACCGGAGGGCAGCCTGAGCTGGGCCGAGCTGGCGGCGGAGACGACCGGGCGGCTGACCTTCACCCCGGTCCCGTTCGACCACCCGCTCTACGTGCTCTACTCCTCCGGCACCACCGGCCTGCCGAAGCCGATCGTGCACGGGCACGGCGGCATCCTGCTGGAACACCTCAAGATGCTGGCCCTGCACCATGATCTCGGCCCGGCCGACCGGTTCTTCTGGTTCACCACCACCGGCTGGATGATGTGGAACTTCCTGGTCTCCGGGCCGGCCGTCGGGGCGACGATCGTGCTGTTCGACGGCAACCCCGGCCACCCCGACCTGGGTGCGCTGTGGCGGCTGGCCGAGGAGACCGGCACCACGTACTTCGGGACGTCCGCGCCGTTCCTGCTGGCCTGCCGCAAGGCCGGCCTGGTCCCGAAGGACGTCGCCGACCTGTCCGCGCTGCGCGGGGTCGGCTCCACCGGTGCGCCGCTGCCCGCCGAGGGCTTCACCTGGGTGTACGAGACGGTCGGCACCGACCTCCAGCTCCAGTCGCTGTCCGGCGGTACGGACGTCTGCACCGGTTTCGTCGGCGGGGTGCCGCTGCTGCCGGTGTACGCCGGTGAGATCACCTGTCGGGCGCTCGGGGCGAAGGTGGAGGCCCGCTCGGCCGACGGCACCCCGGTCCTCGGCGAACTGGGCGAGCTGGTGATCACCGCGCCGATGCCGAGCATGCCGGTGGGCTTCTGGAACGACCCGGACGGTCGCCGCTACGCCGAGGCGTACTTCGACGTCTATCCCGGGGTGTGGCGGCACGGCGACTGGATCACTATCAACGAGCGGGGCGGCTGCGTGATCACCGGTCGTTCCGACGCCACCCTCAACCGGGGCGGCGTACGGCTCGGCACGGCCGAGTTCTACTCGGTGGTGGAGGGCCTCGACGAGGTGGTCGACTCGGTGGTGGTGCACCTGGAGGACGACGAGGGCGGGGCCGGGGAGCTGCTGCTGTTCGTGGTGCTCGCCGAGAGCCTGGAACTCGACGACACGTTGCGCCGCAAGATCGCCCGTGAGCTGCGTACCGCGCTGTCGCCCCGGCACATCCCCGACGAGATCCACCAGGTCAGGGCGGTTCCCCGCACCCTGTCGTCCAAGAAGCTGGAGGTCCCGGTCAAGAAGATCCTCACCGGCACCCCGGTCGAGTCGGCCGCCGCCCAGGGCGCCCTGGCCAACCCCGAGTCCCTCACCGCCTTCGCCACCTTCGCCCAATCCCGCCCCACCCCCTGA
- a CDS encoding TIGR03089 family protein, with translation MADNIARVFAAAIAADPARPLLTWYDDATGERTELSGATLANWVAKTANLLVDELALSPGDRAGVLLPPHWQTAAVLLGCWSAGVTVRDESGDVEVLFAAADRVAEADAWPAGDRYALALAPFAAPLREVPAGFADYVVEVRTQGDHFTPSTRGGPADATLLAEADARATDLGISPGDRLLVDAAVHPDPRDWLLAPLVRRATIVLTGNADPSRLPTRAHTERTTHTLT, from the coding sequence ATGGCCGACAACATTGCCCGGGTGTTCGCCGCCGCGATCGCGGCCGACCCCGCCCGCCCCCTGCTGACCTGGTACGACGACGCCACCGGCGAGCGCACCGAACTCTCCGGAGCGACCCTGGCCAACTGGGTGGCCAAGACCGCCAACCTGCTCGTCGACGAGCTGGCGCTGAGCCCCGGCGACCGGGCCGGGGTGCTGCTGCCACCCCACTGGCAGACCGCCGCGGTGCTGCTCGGCTGCTGGTCGGCCGGCGTTACGGTGCGTGACGAATCCGGCGACGTGGAGGTCCTCTTCGCCGCCGCCGACCGGGTGGCCGAGGCCGACGCCTGGCCGGCGGGCGACCGGTACGCGCTGGCGCTCGCCCCGTTCGCCGCCCCGCTGCGCGAGGTGCCCGCCGGGTTCGCCGACTACGTCGTCGAGGTACGCACCCAGGGTGACCACTTCACCCCGTCCACCCGGGGCGGTCCGGCCGACGCGACCCTGCTGGCCGAGGCGGACGCCCGCGCGACGGACCTCGGCATCTCCCCCGGCGACCGGCTGCTCGTCGACGCGGCGGTCCACCCCGACCCGCGCGACTGGCTGCTCGCCCCGCTGGTCCGCCGGGCGACGATCGTGCTGACCGGCAACGCCGACCCCTCCCGCCTCCCCACCCGAGCCCACACCGAACGCACCACCCACACCCTGACCTGA